In Amia ocellicauda isolate fAmiCal2 chromosome 5, fAmiCal2.hap1, whole genome shotgun sequence, a genomic segment contains:
- the aanat1 gene encoding serotonin N-acetyltransferase, whose product MSVLSALPFLKPTHLRSPISPGRQRRHTLPASEFRCLSPEDAISVFEIEREAFISVSGECPLHLDEVRHFLTLCPELSLGWFEEGRLVAFIIGSLWDQEKLTLDALTLHKPHGSTVHIHVLAVHRTFRQQGKGSILMWRYLQYLRCLPYVRRAVLMCEDFLVPFYQKSGFKVQGPSEITVGPLTFTEMQYPVRGHAFMRRNSGC is encoded by the exons ATGTCTGTGTTGAGCGCCCTGCCCTTCCTCAAGCCCACCCACCTGCGGTCGCCCATCTCCCCCGGGCGGCAGCGCAGGCACACTCTGCCCGCCAGCGAGTTCCGGTGCCTGAGCCCCGAGGACGCCATCAGCGTGTTCGAGATCGAGAGAGAAG catTCATCTCGGTGTCTGGAGAGTGCCCCCTGCACCTGGACGAGGTGCGCCACTTCCTGACCCTGTGCCCAGAGCTGTCGCTGGGCTGGTTCGAGGAAGGCCGGCTGGTGGCCTTCATCATCGGGTCACTGTGGGATCAGGAGAAGCTCACCCTT GACGCGCTGACCCTGCACAAGCCCCACGGCAGCACCGTGCACATCCACGTCCTGGCCGTGCACCGCACCTTCCGGCAGCAGGGCAAGGGCTCCATCCTGATGTGGCGCTACCTGCAGTACTTGCGCTGCCTGCCCTACGTGCGCCGCGCCGTGCTCATGTGTGAGGACTTCCTGGTGCCCTTCTACCAGAAATCGGGCTTCAAGGTGCAGGGCCCCTCCGAGATCACCGTGGGACCCCTGACCTTCACCGAGATGCAGTACCCAGTGAGGGGCCACGCTTTCATGCGGCGCAACAGCGGCTGTTAG